A portion of the Treponema rectale genome contains these proteins:
- the ileS gene encoding isoleucine--tRNA ligase: MYKSVDSKADFPKLEEEVLSLWEKNDTFKKSVEQRDGSPEFTFYDGPPFATGLPHFGHFIPSTIKDIIPRYQTMRGKKVERRFGWDCHGLPVENLIEKELGINSKHEIEQYGIDKFNDKCKDSVLRYTSEWRKTITRMGRWVDFDNDYKTMNPEFMESIWWVAKTLWDKGLIYEGKYILPYCPRCSTVLSTHELAQGYKDVTETAITVRFKITKAPSSFSDPDMENGKTYFVAWTTTPWTLPSNLGLCMGPEIDYVKIQDKESGDFYIMAAARLSAYYKSEEDYTVIYTRKGKEFIGARYEPLFPYFASLADSKVCAEKSGQKCEDGAFRMFNADYVSTEDGTGIVHIAPAFGEDDNKVFRGSGVPNVEPIDAECKFTSEVSDYTGRFVKDCDKDIIARLKEERKLVKKDQHKHSYPHCWRCGSPLIYRGIGSWFVKVADHHEALLRANSQIKWQPAHIKEGRFGKWLAGSRDWAVSRNRYWGNPIPIWKCEDPECGHTLCVGSREELKKLSGVYLEDLHKQFADKVTIKCPKCSKTMHRIPEVFDCWFESGSMPYAQQHYPFENKEAFEKSFPADFISEGLDQTRGWFYTLTILASHLFDKPAFKNCVVNGIVLAEDGRKMSKSLRNYTDPVEAINKFGADAIRLFLMHSAVVRADEIRYSDDGVRDVIKSIILPLWNSYSFFVQYANIDKVTCTGHEFDSKLPENPLDRWLLSVSQKMITDVTKAMEDYDLSGAIDPMLDFIDQINNWYIRRNRRRFWKSGNDADKLEAYGSLYYALKTFCLVAAPFIPFLTETMWQNLKTDGDRESVHLMDYPEYNEKFRDEALEFKMATVQKAVSMGRSLRNQFNLKNRQPLAEVALVTRNAQEKAVLESMKDTIAEELNVKNVIFHDQEADLVEYKAKANFKVLGKILGGKMKAAAAQIVTLSGADIAKIVDGGVLSINVDGTDVELNSESVIVERLEKENLKVINDGTLTVGLDTKITDELKKEGYARDAVRGIQNLRKESGFEVTDRINLKVSGDASLKSAFEMFRDFIAGETLSSKIEWVDSLAGTEIDADDAKWTVSVEKA; this comes from the coding sequence ATGTACAAATCAGTTGATTCAAAAGCAGATTTCCCGAAACTTGAAGAAGAAGTGCTTTCTTTATGGGAAAAAAATGACACATTTAAGAAATCTGTAGAGCAGAGAGACGGTTCTCCTGAATTTACTTTTTATGACGGACCACCTTTTGCAACGGGACTTCCACATTTCGGACATTTTATTCCTTCAACGATAAAAGACATTATTCCTCGTTACCAGACAATGCGCGGTAAGAAAGTAGAGCGCCGCTTCGGATGGGACTGTCATGGACTCCCTGTAGAAAATCTTATTGAAAAAGAACTTGGAATCAATTCTAAGCATGAAATCGAACAGTATGGAATTGATAAATTTAACGATAAGTGTAAGGATTCCGTTCTCCGCTATACGTCTGAATGGCGTAAGACAATTACCCGTATGGGACGTTGGGTTGATTTTGACAATGATTATAAGACAATGAATCCTGAGTTCATGGAATCAATCTGGTGGGTTGCAAAGACACTCTGGGATAAAGGACTTATTTACGAGGGAAAGTATATTCTTCCTTACTGTCCGCGCTGTTCAACAGTTCTTTCTACCCATGAACTTGCCCAGGGGTATAAGGATGTTACTGAAACTGCAATAACAGTACGCTTTAAGATTACAAAAGCACCTTCTTCCTTCAGTGATCCTGATATGGAAAACGGAAAGACTTACTTTGTTGCATGGACAACTACTCCGTGGACCCTTCCTTCAAATCTTGGCCTCTGTATGGGACCGGAAATCGATTACGTTAAGATTCAGGATAAGGAAAGCGGTGATTTTTATATTATGGCCGCAGCCCGCCTCAGTGCATATTATAAGAGCGAAGAGGATTATACAGTAATTTATACCCGTAAGGGAAAGGAATTTATCGGTGCAAGATATGAACCGTTGTTCCCTTATTTTGCCTCTTTAGCAGATTCAAAAGTTTGTGCTGAAAAATCCGGACAGAAATGTGAAGACGGTGCCTTCCGCATGTTTAATGCTGACTATGTATCTACGGAAGACGGTACTGGTATTGTTCATATTGCACCTGCCTTTGGTGAAGATGATAACAAAGTATTCCGCGGCTCAGGCGTTCCTAATGTTGAACCGATTGATGCTGAATGTAAGTTTACTTCAGAAGTTTCTGATTATACAGGACGATTTGTAAAAGACTGTGACAAAGACATCATCGCCCGCCTCAAGGAAGAGCGAAAACTTGTAAAGAAAGACCAGCACAAGCACTCTTATCCTCACTGCTGGAGATGTGGTTCACCTCTTATTTACCGTGGAATCGGTTCATGGTTTGTAAAAGTAGCAGATCATCATGAAGCTCTTCTCAGGGCAAATTCCCAGATAAAATGGCAGCCGGCACATATTAAGGAAGGCCGTTTCGGTAAGTGGCTTGCAGGAAGCCGTGACTGGGCCGTAAGCCGTAACCGTTACTGGGGAAATCCTATTCCTATCTGGAAGTGTGAGGATCCTGAATGCGGACATACGCTTTGTGTAGGAAGCCGTGAAGAACTTAAGAAGTTAAGCGGAGTTTACCTTGAAGACCTTCACAAGCAGTTTGCAGATAAGGTTACTATAAAATGTCCGAAGTGCTCCAAAACGATGCACCGTATTCCGGAAGTATTTGACTGCTGGTTTGAGTCTGGTTCCATGCCTTATGCACAGCAGCATTATCCTTTTGAAAATAAAGAAGCTTTTGAAAAGAGCTTCCCTGCTGATTTCATTTCTGAAGGACTTGATCAGACCCGCGGATGGTTTTATACGCTTACAATTCTTGCCAGTCATCTTTTTGACAAGCCTGCCTTTAAGAATTGTGTGGTAAACGGAATTGTTCTTGCAGAAGACGGCCGTAAAATGTCAAAGAGTCTCCGTAACTATACTGATCCTGTAGAAGCAATCAATAAGTTTGGAGCAGATGCAATCAGGCTTTTCCTTATGCACAGTGCAGTAGTACGTGCTGATGAAATCAGATATTCAGATGATGGTGTCCGGGATGTTATAAAGAGCATCATTCTTCCATTGTGGAATTCATACAGTTTCTTCGTTCAGTATGCAAATATTGATAAGGTTACCTGTACGGGACATGAGTTTGATTCAAAACTTCCTGAAAATCCTCTTGACCGCTGGCTGCTTTCTGTAAGCCAGAAAATGATTACTGATGTAACGAAGGCTATGGAAGATTATGATTTAAGCGGTGCCATTGATCCGATGCTTGATTTTATTGATCAGATCAACAACTGGTATATCCGCCGTAACCGCCGTCGTTTCTGGAAGTCTGGAAATGATGCAGACAAGCTTGAAGCTTACGGCTCGCTTTATTATGCACTTAAAACTTTCTGTCTTGTTGCAGCTCCATTTATTCCGTTCCTTACTGAAACTATGTGGCAGAATCTTAAAACAGACGGTGACAGGGAATCCGTACATCTTATGGATTATCCTGAATATAATGAAAAATTCCGTGATGAAGCCCTTGAATTCAAGATGGCTACAGTTCAGAAGGCTGTTTCCATGGGCCGTTCACTGCGTAATCAGTTTAACCTGAAGAACCGTCAGCCTCTTGCTGAAGTTGCCCTTGTAACACGTAATGCTCAGGAAAAAGCTGTCCTTGAAAGCATGAAGGATACCATTGCTGAAGAGCTTAATGTAAAGAACGTTATATTCCACGATCAGGAAGCTGATCTCGTTGAATATAAGGCTAAGGCAAACTTCAAGGTTTTAGGAAAGATTCTTGGCGGAAAGATGAAGGCTGCCGCAGCTCAGATTGTAACTCTCAGCGGTGCTGATATTGCAAAGATTGTTGATGGCGGAGTTCTCAGCATTAATGTTGACGGTACAGATGTGGAACTTAACTCAGAAAGCGTTATAGTTGAACGTCTTGAAAAAGAAAATCTTAAAGTAATAAATGACGGAACTCTGACAGTCGGTCTTGATACAAAGATTACTGATGAACTTAAGAAAGAGGGATATGCCCGTGATGCTGTCCGTGGAATTCAGAATCTCAGAAAGGAAAGTGGTTTTGAAGTAACGGATCGCATTAACCTTAAAGTTTCAGGAGATGCTTCCCTTAAGTCCGCATTTGAAATGTTCAGGGATTTCATTGCCGGAGAAACCCTTTCTTCTAAAATTGAATGGGTTGATTCACTTGCTGGAACAGAAATTGATGCAGATGATGCAAAATGGACTGTTTCGGTAGAAAAAGCATGA
- a CDS encoding prepilin peptidase produces the protein MIFSILIFFIFLISGIVISVQDIRTFHLPLSVIYSAAALILIFRFCYEVNAGILFAAGGISAFLFYFFIRMITAGALGMGDVHLAFLCGCYNGIYDFFLSSFLSALTGSLFFLFQRIFFRKSIRNLRLPFAPFMTVSSLFIELFRIVKIPEVLWQ, from the coding sequence ATGATTTTTTCAATTCTGATTTTTTTTATTTTTCTAATATCCGGAATTGTTATTTCTGTGCAGGATATACGTACATTTCATCTTCCCCTTTCCGTAATTTATTCTGCGGCAGCCTTAATTTTAATTTTTAGATTCTGTTATGAAGTTAATGCAGGAATTCTTTTTGCCGCAGGAGGAATTTCTGCATTTTTATTTTATTTTTTCATTAGAATGATTACAGCAGGGGCTTTGGGAATGGGGGATGTACATTTAGCTTTTTTATGCGGGTGTTATAATGGCATTTATGATTTCTTTCTTTCTTCTTTTTTATCCGCTTTAACGGGAAGCCTTTTTTTCTTGTTTCAGAGGATTTTTTTTAGGAAATCCATCAGAAACCTAAGGCTTCCCTTTGCACCTTTTATGACTGTTTCATCCCTGTTTATAGAACTGTTCCGTATAGTGAAAATACCGGAAGTATTATGGCAGTAA
- a CDS encoding PulJ/GspJ family protein gives MQHYLYHEEGFSLLESLLAMFIMSVLSISFFQIFKSSYTGIKKSLELSDDALELVSIDNELRECVSAVSISWWKKYQVRSPACFEKLKNSDSFSGNIIEANICMDHKVPYMKIIWCHKNKRYISDVPFSEYYWGEYEITK, from the coding sequence ATGCAGCATTATCTGTATCATGAAGAAGGTTTCAGTTTGCTGGAATCACTGCTGGCAATGTTCATCATGTCAGTATTAAGCATAAGCTTTTTTCAGATATTTAAAAGTTCTTATACAGGAATTAAAAAATCTCTGGAACTTTCCGATGATGCCCTGGAACTTGTGTCAATCGATAATGAATTAAGGGAATGTGTTTCAGCTGTTTCAATTTCATGGTGGAAAAAATACCAGGTGCGTTCTCCAGCGTGTTTTGAAAAACTTAAGAATTCAGATTCTTTTTCAGGAAACATTATTGAAGCGAACATTTGTATGGATCATAAAGTTCCTTATATGAAAATAATATGGTGTCATAAAAATAAAAGATATATTTCTGATGTTCCTTTTTCTGAATATTACTGGGGAGAATATGAAATCACAAAATGA
- the gspG gene encoding type II secretion system major pseudopilin GspG produces MKKNNLHREGWTFIETLIVMTIVLILTASVGFGAAKQLDRARTVSATSQIETFSLALDSYYMDNGFYPSESQGLNALWQKPSSVPFPMNWNGPYVSKPVPSDPWGNEYLYRVPGENELPYEVCSYGKDGIKGGTGADADVSSCK; encoded by the coding sequence ATGAAAAAAAACAACCTGCATCGGGAAGGGTGGACATTTATAGAAACCCTGATTGTCATGACAATCGTACTGATTCTTACAGCTTCTGTCGGCTTTGGAGCTGCAAAGCAGCTTGACAGGGCAAGAACGGTATCTGCAACCAGTCAAATTGAGACGTTTTCTCTTGCTCTGGATTCATATTATATGGATAACGGGTTTTATCCTTCTGAGTCCCAGGGACTAAATGCATTATGGCAAAAACCTTCTTCTGTTCCCTTTCCCATGAACTGGAACGGACCTTATGTGTCAAAACCTGTTCCATCTGATCCGTGGGGAAATGAATACCTTTATAGGGTTCCAGGTGAGAATGAACTTCCATATGAAGTTTGTTCTTACGGTAAAGACGGGATAAAAGGAGGAACGGGAGCAGATGCAGATGTTTCATCGTGTAAATGA
- a CDS encoding GspE/PulE family protein translates to MNKEELNIPSDERQYSLNFIRKNNAFFISEDSEKVTAGYTEKTPESALESIRTYHGKKIEFIKVEQSKLAYWIGKKDGLNDDEKIIPEENENKIDDFSNDAPAVNLVNSICIEGIKKGASDIHVESFENSASVRYRMNGLLEKSFDIKKEIFAKISSRIKLMSGMNILEHRLPQDGRMSVNVDSRTTDIRVSSIPSSDGESIVMRILSRNSTLNNIEELGFLNTQINDIKNMLKIPHGLILVTGPTGSGKTTTLHSMLKEITDEKIKIISIEDPVEYKIKGVNQIQVNEEIGLTFSSILRRVLRQDPDVIMVGEIRDSETASLAVRAALTGHLVLSTIHTNDAVSAIDRLKNMGIPPYMIASVLKGAISQRLVTTIKNTRTIIAEEFLVDEAMSDLIMKDPPKTELKNFLKNRNTKFLRDIALFKIKNRIVKKEAAEHEIQLIP, encoded by the coding sequence ATGAATAAAGAAGAACTGAACATTCCTTCAGATGAAAGACAGTATTCCCTGAACTTCATAAGAAAAAACAATGCCTTTTTCATATCTGAGGACAGTGAAAAAGTGACGGCAGGCTATACGGAAAAAACACCGGAAAGTGCACTGGAATCCATACGTACATATCACGGAAAGAAAATTGAATTCATAAAAGTCGAGCAGTCAAAACTCGCATATTGGATCGGAAAAAAAGACGGTCTTAATGATGATGAAAAAATAATTCCGGAAGAAAATGAAAATAAAATAGATGATTTTTCAAATGATGCACCTGCCGTTAATCTGGTTAACTCCATCTGCATAGAAGGAATAAAAAAAGGAGCATCGGACATTCATGTAGAATCTTTTGAAAACTCGGCATCCGTGCGCTACAGAATGAACGGACTTCTGGAAAAATCTTTCGATATAAAAAAAGAGATTTTTGCTAAAATTTCCTCAAGAATAAAACTCATGTCAGGCATGAATATTCTTGAGCACAGGCTTCCTCAAGATGGAAGAATGAGTGTAAATGTTGATTCCAGGACAACGGACATAAGAGTCTCATCAATTCCATCGTCTGACGGAGAATCAATCGTAATGAGAATTCTTTCAAGAAATTCAACCCTTAATAATATCGAAGAACTGGGGTTTTTAAATACTCAGATAAATGACATAAAAAACATGCTTAAGATTCCTCACGGGCTGATTCTCGTAACGGGGCCTACAGGAAGCGGAAAAACGACGACGCTTCATTCCATGCTGAAAGAAATTACTGATGAAAAAATAAAGATAATCAGTATTGAAGATCCGGTTGAATATAAAATCAAAGGAGTAAATCAGATACAGGTAAATGAGGAAATCGGTCTTACATTCAGTTCAATTCTCAGACGGGTTTTAAGGCAGGATCCTGATGTAATAATGGTAGGAGAAATAAGGGACTCGGAAACAGCCTCCCTTGCAGTAAGGGCTGCACTTACAGGACATCTTGTACTATCAACGATTCATACAAACGATGCTGTTTCTGCCATAGACAGACTTAAAAACATGGGAATACCACCGTATATGATTGCATCTGTATTAAAAGGAGCAATTTCCCAGCGTTTGGTTACAACTATAAAAAACACACGGACGATAATTGCAGAAGAATTCTTAGTAGATGAAGCCATGTCTGATCTGATTATGAAAGATCCTCCTAAGACAGAACTGAAGAACTTTCTTAAAAACAGAAATACAAAATTTCTCAGGGATATTGCATTATTTAAAATCAAAAACCGGATTGTAAAAAAAGAAGCTGCTGAACACGAAATTCAGCTTATTCCATAA
- a CDS encoding type II secretion system F family protein, whose product MDIKEEELRHITLSNNQKRKLLLEFTTMMERLTSSGIHIKNALDICRRSWTEKKYNPAALLLEEIKKGKSFSQAVKAQESFFPATCIKLLEAGEMSGKLNEIFKELQAALDFKMRIRKKISSAAIYPSIVFSSVIICAVCMAAFIFPKLKDMFSQFNPESVNEINRSIGFIQSFISVFIIILILLIPFFYILKKLRKKHYSIKLKTDSLILKIPVLGKLVIFYETMNFAFIMETLCSGGISVKDSLNKAVQAGTNAAYKEEINSVHSDIIKGMQLSEAIMTKNIFPEQMKNWIVSGEESGSSWSMFAKIRNYFEKELEYLLEKIMTFTEPAMTLLIGTFMIIMITAIILPVFSLYGTVL is encoded by the coding sequence GTGGATATTAAAGAAGAAGAACTCAGGCATATTACACTGTCTAACAATCAAAAAAGAAAACTTCTGCTGGAATTCACGACAATGATGGAAAGACTGACATCAAGCGGAATACACATAAAGAATGCCCTGGACATATGCCGAAGATCCTGGACCGAAAAAAAATATAATCCGGCAGCACTTCTCCTTGAAGAAATTAAAAAAGGAAAAAGTTTTTCTCAGGCAGTAAAAGCGCAGGAAAGTTTTTTCCCGGCAACCTGCATAAAACTGCTGGAAGCCGGGGAGATGAGCGGAAAATTAAACGAAATATTTAAGGAACTTCAAGCTGCCCTTGATTTTAAAATGCGTATAAGAAAAAAAATTTCTTCCGCAGCTATTTATCCTTCAATCGTGTTTTCTTCCGTTATAATATGTGCAGTCTGTATGGCTGCATTTATTTTCCCGAAACTCAAAGACATGTTTTCTCAATTTAATCCTGAATCAGTAAATGAAATCAACAGAAGCATAGGTTTCATACAGTCTTTCATATCTGTTTTCATTATCATCCTGATACTCCTGATTCCATTCTTTTATATATTGAAAAAGCTCAGGAAAAAACATTACAGCATAAAACTGAAAACAGACAGCCTGATTTTAAAAATTCCAGTTTTGGGAAAACTGGTGATTTTTTATGAAACAATGAACTTTGCTTTCATTATGGAAACCCTGTGTTCCGGAGGAATCAGTGTAAAAGACAGCTTGAACAAGGCAGTACAGGCTGGTACAAATGCGGCTTATAAAGAAGAAATCAATTCCGTGCACTCGGATATCATTAAGGGGATGCAGCTTTCAGAAGCGATTATGACAAAAAATATCTTCCCGGAACAGATGAAAAACTGGATTGTCTCCGGGGAAGAATCAGGAAGCAGCTGGTCTATGTTTGCAAAAATCAGGAACTACTTTGAAAAAGAACTTGAATATCTGCTGGAAAAAATAATGACTTTTACGGAACCTGCCATGACACTCCTTATAGGAACCTTCATGATAATTATGATTACTGCCATAATACTTCCGGTATTTTCACTATACGGAACAGTTCTATAA